In Methanocella paludicola SANAE, the sequence GATCATCGTGGCGTTCATGCAAAATATGCTCGTCTGGCCCTAATTTGATGGGGAAAGGCCGGGTAAAAAATAGCGATAAAAAATGAAAAAATCTAAAAAATTATGTCAACGATATCCATACAGGTAATTAAACCCACGATATATTACACACTAATGTGCAAATAAGTGAAAGTTAGTTATTTATACTTTTAGCTTTTAATCTATACAACATTGTATTTTCATCGTATTAGAATACAAATGTCCCATTTGTATTTTCAATGTTCCAGTGGAAATGATGGGGTGGGCCTGTCCCTGCATACGTTATTTCCACCGGAAATCATGGCCTCACGTCGAGGCTATTTTGTTTAAAACAGTTTATTTTTCCAAATGGGCTGGTATTTAGGGCAAAATCAACGTTTATATGTTAATATAAACCATTAAATCCAAAAATAGCTTCTATTAAATCCCCGCTCCATTGGAAATGATGGGGTTCTCGCTACCACAACTATTAATATACATCGTAACTATCATTTCATTTGGAAACGCTCGGTTTGGGAGGACATACATGCTAATCGATAAGACGGTTTCACCGCCGTCTCCACAATCACAGCAACCTACGATGGACAATAACAGGGGCCTTTTTGATGATCTTGTCAAGGAGAACCCCGAGGAGAGCTCGATCGACAGGCTCTTCGAGAACCTTCTGAGCATGAAGCCCATTTTTTCCAACAGGGAAGTGCTCCGGCCGTCATATACCCCCGACTATCTCCCCCACCGTTTAGACCAGATCAACGCGGTGGCCGAGATATTAGTGGCCGCCCTCCGCGGCGAGTCGCCCTCGAACATCCTCATCTACGGCAAGACGGGCACCGGGAAGACCGCCACGCTGGAGAGCGTGAGCAAGAAGCTCATGGACCTGTCCGACAAGATGCACATCGAGTGCAAGGTACTTTTCATTAACTGCGAGCGCATCGACACCCAGTACAGGATCCTTGCGCACCTCGCCCGGCACTACAACCGGGACGTGCCCATCACCGGATGGCCCACGGACCAGGTGTTCAACGAGTTCCGGGAGGCGCTGGACAAGAAGGAGCAGATCGCCATCATCATCCTGGACGAGATCGATAACCTGGTGAAGAAGAGCGGCGACGACATTTTGTACAACCTGTCGAGGATCAACGCCGACCTTAAAAAGGCGAAGGTCAGCATCATCGGGATATCCAACGACCTCACGTTCACCGACTATTTAGACCCCAGGGTTAAGTCCTCGCTGGGCGAGGAAGAGATCATATTCCCGCCATACAACGCCGACCAGCTGCGAGACATTTTGGAGCAGCGGAGCAAGATGGCCTTCAAGGATAACACCCTGGAGCCGGCGGTGATCCCGCTGTGCGCGGCGTTCGCGGCCCAGGAGCACGGCGACGCCCGGAAGGCGCTGGACCTGCTCCGAGTTTCTGCCGAGCTGGCGGAGAGGCAGAGGGACACGGTGGTCAGGGAGGAGCACGTCAGGAAGGCCAGGGAGAAGATCGAGATCGACCGTATAACGGAGGTGGTCCGCACGCTCCCGACCCAGAGCAAGCTGGTGCTCTTCAGCATCGTGCAGCTCGACTCCACGGGCTCCCACGAGCTGAACACGGGCGACGTGTATAACGTTTACAGGCGTTTGTGCCGGATGATCGACATGGACGTGCTGACCCAGCGCAGGGTGACCGACCTTATCTCGGAGCTGGACATGCTGGGCATCATCAACGCCATCGTGGTGAGCAAGGGCCGCTACGGCCGCACCAAGGAGATCGCGCTGAGCGTGCCCGCCGAGAGCACGCGTAAAGTCCTTCTCGACGACTATCGCCTGAGGACGCTTAAGGACGCCCGCCCCCATTTCGAAACCCAGCAGCGATTTAACGAGAGCCAGCCCGGATAAAATAAGAGCCCTGCCCCTGGCAGGGCGCATGCCATCTACTTTTTCTCTTCCGCTTCCTTACCCTCTTCTATCAATTCCTTAACGCGCTGGCCGCCCTTCTTCCCGCCGATCTCGCCCCCTTTGTGGCCTATCTCCTGGTAGAACTCCTTCCCGTGGGTCCTCGCGGTCGCCTCCCCGCCTTTGTGGCCGCCAACTTCCCCGCCTTTGTGGCCTATCTCCTGGTAGAACTCCTTCCCGTG encodes:
- a CDS encoding ORC1-type DNA replication protein; the encoded protein is MDNNRGLFDDLVKENPEESSIDRLFENLLSMKPIFSNREVLRPSYTPDYLPHRLDQINAVAEILVAALRGESPSNILIYGKTGTGKTATLESVSKKLMDLSDKMHIECKVLFINCERIDTQYRILAHLARHYNRDVPITGWPTDQVFNEFREALDKKEQIAIIILDEIDNLVKKSGDDILYNLSRINADLKKAKVSIIGISNDLTFTDYLDPRVKSSLGEEEIIFPPYNADQLRDILEQRSKMAFKDNTLEPAVIPLCAAFAAQEHGDARKALDLLRVSAELAERQRDTVVREEHVRKAREKIEIDRITEVVRTLPTQSKLVLFSIVQLDSTGSHELNTGDVYNVYRRLCRMIDMDVLTQRRVTDLISELDMLGIINAIVVSKGRYGRTKEIALSVPAESTRKVLLDDYRLRTLKDARPHFETQQRFNESQPG
- a CDS encoding KGG domain-containing protein — translated: MAEKEEKGDMTVEEAGRKGGEKTAKTHGKEFYQEIGHKGGEKTSETHGKEFYQEIGHKGGEVGGHKGGEATARTHGKEFYQEIGHKGGEIGGKKGGQRVKELIEEGKEAEEKK